One part of the Glycine soja cultivar W05 chromosome 11, ASM419377v2, whole genome shotgun sequence genome encodes these proteins:
- the LOC114374878 gene encoding protein BIC1-like, whose translation MAHQYPSSNESDSHIIPPQPLKLKKPHQPKGKQMGQEKEDESQYLEGLVLDSRYGEELVLDCQSGKYSGKDNNTHGQTPSASKVHNKVEITLDYNATTEGTSVEGEDSGRERLKRHRVEVAGRVWIPDIWGQEELLKDWIDCTAFDAPLVPSRIVMARTALVEEGRRATSGGLRIENRC comes from the coding sequence ATGGCTCACCAATATCCCTCCTCTAATGAATCTGACAGCCATATCATTCCTCCTCAACCGTTGAAATTGAAGAAACCCCACCAACCCAAAGGAAAACAAATGGGGCAAGAAAAGGAAGATGAATCTCAATATTTGGAGGGATTGGTCCTTGACTCTCGATATGGAGAGGAATTAGTCTTAGATTGTCAGTCAGGGAAGTATAGCGGCAAAGATAACAACACACATGGACAAACTCCATCTGCTTCAAAAGTCCACAACAAGGTTGAAATTACATTGGATTATAATGCTACAACAGAAGGAACTAGTGTTGAAGGGGAAGATAGTGGACGTGAGAGGTTGAAGAGGCATAGAGTGGAAGTGGCTGGAAGAGTTTGGATTCCTGACATATGGGGGCAAGAGGAGCTCTTGAAGGATTGGATTGATTGCACAGCATTTGATGCTCCTTTGGTTCCAAGCAGAATCGTGATGGCACGAACGGCTTTGGTTGAAGAAGGTAGAAGAGCCACATCGGGTGGATTGAGAATCGAGAACAGGTGTTGA